The Ralstonia pseudosolanacearum genome includes the window ACGCGGCGCCGCCGGGCGCGCCCGCGACCGACAAGGCCGCCGGCATGCTGCGCCGGGCGCTGGACCGCCTCAACGGAGCGCTGGGCGAAGTGCGCCGCGTGTCGCACAACCTGCGCCCCGCGCTGCTGGACGATCTCGGCCTGGCCGCCGCGCTGGAGCTGCTGGTGCGCGAGACCCGCGAAGCCCACGAAGACCGCCAGCCCGGCTTCACCATCACCCTGGAGACCGCCGGCCCGCCGGTGCAGTTGCCGGATGCTTGCAACACGGCCTTCTTCCGCATCGCGCAGGAGGCGGTCGCCAACATCGAGCGCCACGCCGCGCTCGCCACCCGCATCGGCCTGCTGCTCGAGAACGATCTCGATGCGGTGCGCCTGTCGATCCGCGACAACGGCCCGGGCTTCGACGTGGAATCGGTCCAGGTCGACCCCGAGCACGGCATCGGCCTGCGCAACATGCGCGAGCGCATGGCCGCCCTGGGCGGCACCTGCACCATCGTCTCCGGCCCGCACGGCACCGAAGTCGGCGTGGCGCTGCCGCATCTCGTGATCGCCCGGCTGGCCTCGGCCGCCGCGTCCTCATCCGCTTCCGTTTCCGTTTCAGCCGCCCCTTCCGCATGAACACGCCCGTCAAACTTCTGCTGGTCGACGATCACCCGCTGGTGCGCGATGGCGTACGCGTACGGCTCGAGGCCGTGCCGCATTTCGCCGTGGTGGGCGAGGCGGGCGAGGCCGCCGGCGCACTGGAGGCCGCCCGCACCCTGTCGCCCGACCTCGTGCTGATGGACATCGGCATGCGCGGCATGAACGGCATCGCGCTGACCGAGCAATTCGGCGAGCGCTTTCCCGAGATCGCCGTGCTGGTGCTGTCGATGCACGACAACCTGGAATACGTGCGGCAGGTCATGCGTGCCGGCGCGCGCGGCTATGTGCTGAAGGACGCGCCCGCCAGCGAGCTGGTCGAGGCGATCGACGCGGTACTCGCCGGACGTCCGTTCTACAGCGCCCAGCTGGCGATGCGCATGGCCGAGCAGGCCGTGGCCACCACGCCGGCGGAGGCGCTCACGCCGCGCGAGCGCGACATCCTCGACGGCGTCGCGCAGGGGTGGTCGAACAAGCGCATCGCCGATGAGCTCGGCCTGTCGGTGCGCACCGTCGAATCGCACCGCCTGAGCCTCAAGCGCAAGCTGGGCATCGAAGGGCAGGCCGAGCTGGTGAAGTTCGCGGTGGAAGCGGGCAAGGAGCGCTGAGGCACGCCGCGCATCAGCCCATCGCCACCACCCGATCCGAGGAGCCCCTGTCATGCCACGCTTTGCCGCCAACCTGACGATGATGTACCCGGAACATGCGTTCCTCGACCGCTTCACCGCCGCCGCGCGCGATGGGTTCGAAGGCGTGGAATTCCTGTTCCCTTACGACTACGACAAGACCGAACTGCGGACGCGGCTGGACGACAACGGCCTCGCACAGGCGCTGTTCAACGCACCGCCGGGCGACTGGGCGGGCGGCGAGCGCGGCATCGCCTCGCTGCCCGGCCGCGAAGACGAATTCAAACGCAGCATCGCCACCGCGCTCGACTACGCACAGGCGCTCGGCAATACGCGCGTGCACGTCGTGGCCGGCCTGATCGGCCCACACGACGATCGCGCCCGCCACCACGCCACCTACGTGCAGAACCTCGCCCACGCGGCACGCGAGGCGGCCAGCGCCGGCATCACCATCGTGCTGGAGCCGATCAACACGCGCGACATGCCGGGCTTCTTCCTCACGCACCAGGCCCAGGCGCACGCGGTCTGCCGCGAAGTCGGCGCGCCCAACCTGAAGGTGCAGTTCGACCTGTATCACGCGCAGATCATGGAGGGCGACCTGTCGGTCAAGCTGCGCGAGTACATCGACGGCATCGGCCACGTGCAGATCGCGGGCGTCCCCGACCGCCACGAGCCGGACGAGGGCGAGCTGAACTATCCGCACCTCTTCGCGCTGATGGATGCGCTCGGCTACCGCGGCTGGGTCGGCTGCGAATACCGGCCGCGCGCCGGCACCAGCGAGGGGCTGGGATGGCTCAGGCGCTGGCGCGAGCGTCACGGCTAATCAAGCATTGCGCTCAACACAAACGGCCGGAGCTGCGTGGGCAGTCCGGCCGTTTTTTATGCCCGATGCCTCACCCGTTCAGCGCGGGTGGCACCGTGGCTGCGCACGAAGCGCGTCGCGAAGGCAGAGCGATCGCAGTGGTGGTTGGCGCATCGGCGTGCCCTGACGTCAGGACTTGCACGCGCCCACGTAGCGGCCCTGGTAGCGGAAGCCGAGCTGCATAGGGCCGAACTGCGGATTCTGGCCGCGTCCCGCGCCCGAGATGTCGTAACGGTCGGCGCTGAGCGGGCCGCTGCCTTCCAGCGTGCCCGCACCGCCGCGCGCGCTGTCATCGCACGACACCGTGACCTTGAGCGTGCCCAGCGCGTAATCCCAGCGGCTCAGGCGGCAGCCGGGCATGTCCTTGAGCAGGTTGCGCTCCATCATCGCCCGGACGTCGCCGGCATCCTTGCCTGCCAGGCAACGCTGGGAGACAAAGGTGGACTGCGGTCGACCACGCTCGTCCTGGATCACGACCGGCTGGCCGTTGGCGGTGTAGCTGGCCTTGCCTTCCCACAGCCCGGGCTTCACTTCCTGCGCATGCGCGCAGAGGGCCAGACTCGCCAGCACAGCGCCGCTCAGCCACGGTTTCATGTTCGTTCTCCCGACAGAGTTGGTTGTTCGGCGGGCATCGCAGGAACAATCCTGCCGCTGCGCAACCGGCCGAATGGTGCGTGTGCCGTCTTTATCCTGGGTTAACAATGGGTTGCTAGACTGCGCCCGCCTGGAGTCCGCCCTGCCGGCCCGCGTCTGGCGGGGCGATCGTGTCCGCTGTCCGAACCGTTGCCCGCCACATGACCGTTCTGCTTCTTCTTCGTCCGACGTCTTCTGCTTCCCTCCGATGGATCTGCGTGGCTGCCGTGCTGGCGCTGACAGCATGCAAGCCGAAGGCGCATCAGGCACCGCCTGCAAAGGATGCGCAAGTGTCCGGTGTTCAGGCGCCCGCCGCAGCGCCGGCAGCCGCCTCCGTACCCGCAGTCGTGCAGCCGCGCGGCACGGACGTGACCAGCTTGGCGGCCGGCGCGTTCGTGACCAACTTCGACGACAGCGAGCGCGGTTGGATCGGCGTGCTCAACGGCGTGATCAAGCCGTTCACCTCCGGCTTTCTCACGGCCATGGACGGCAAGGAGCAGTCCAGCCATCTCGACATCCTGATGGCACGCCCGGCGGTCATTGAATCATTCGGCTATCAGGGCGATCCTGCGCCCATCTATCTGCCGAAGCGCATCGAGATTGCGGTGTCCGACACGGCCGAAGGCGAACATTTTCGCCCCGTGAAAACCATCGTGCCGGATACGCCGACGGCGACGCCGGCTTCGGGTATCCGCGATGAAGTGCCCGTCAAGCTGGACGCCCCCGTGCATGCGCGCCGCCTGCGCATCACCTACTTTGGCAACCATGACGATGGCGCGGTCGCCAACAACCATGGACTGGCGCAATTCCATGCCTATGGTCACTTCGATGGCCCGGCGCCGCAACGCGACATCAGCGGGGTCTACAGCTTTCCGCAAGGGGCCATCACCCCGGGGCAGAGCGACTACCTGATTCTGCGCCAGCGCGGCAACAGCATAGAAGGCTGCACGTTGGACGCAGCGACGGGCGGAGGCCCTGGCGGCTTGGTCGTCAAGGCCGTGACCGGCTGGCTGGTAGGCGGCCTGGAGGATGGCGTGTTTCGCTTCGTTCGAACCGAGGCCGGGCAGTCGGAAGGCGCGCCAGGAGCCATCGTCGTTGGGCCGGAGCGCGAGAACAAAACGCTCGCCTACGCGGCACTGCTCAAGCCGGGTGAGTTCAAGGACGAGCTTGGTCAGAAGACCGATCGTGGGATGATTCCGTGCGAAGTCACTGGCAAACCGCCAGTCGACCCGATCGATCAGGAACTCACGCAGCACGGCCGCATGGCGCTGTACGGCATCAACTTCGACTTCGATTCAGCCAAGCTGCGCGGCACCTCCGCACCGGTGCTCGACAAGGTGGGCGCATGGCTCAAGGCGCATCCGGACGCCAAGCTGGAGATCGAAGGCCACACCGACGATAGCGGCACCGCAGCGCATAACCAGACGCTGTCGCAAGGACGCGCCGATGCGGCCAAGGCCTATCTGGTGGGCACAGGCATTGCGGCGGATCGACTGACCACCGCGGCGTTCGGCGCGACTAAACCGCTGGCGCAGAATGACTCCGAAACCCACCGCGCGCAGAATCGGCGGGTGGAGATCGTCAAGCGCTGAGGGCGCGGGCGATGCGGCGGGCGGCGATCGGGCTGGTGTGGCTGGGGGCCGCGACGTGCGCGCTGGCCAACCCTGCGACGTATCGCTCGGGCGGTACGCAGTTCATCGTGGGCGGCATGGGCGGCGACATTGTGCGCGCGCAGCCGGCCGCGCGGCTTGCACCTCAGAGGCTGGGCAACGCACGCGTCACCCATCCGGCAGCGGCCGGGCGAGCGGCGCCGTGCGGCGGGCTGACGTCGGCATCGATGGACGCCCTGCGCCAGGCCGCTCGCGCGGAGGGCGTGGATGAGCGGCTGCTATTGGCCGTGGCGCAGACCGAATCGCGCTTCAACCCGCTGGCGAAATCTCCCGCGGGGGCGATCGGCCTGATGCAACTGATGCCGACCACCGCACGCCAGTACGACCGCAGCGGTACGGCCAATCTGTGGGACGCCGGCACCAACGCCCGCATCGGGGCGCGGCACCTGCGCTATCTGCTGGATCGGTATGGTGGAAACCTGGCGCTCACCGCTGCCGCGTACAACGCAGGCGAAGGCGCCGTGCAACGCTACGGCCGCGCCGTCCCGCCGTTTGCCGAGACGCAGCAGTATGTGCCGCTGGTGGTGGGGCGGTATCTGGACTATCTGGGGCCGGCCAGCGACTCGGCGGGTTGCCGGGCACGCTGACCTGACTTCAGGAGCACGGGCTCGCCTGCGCCCCTGATGGTTTATTGGCCGATGGTGTCGTTGATGGTCACGGTCACCAGGCGCCCCATCGCATCCGTGATATTGATCGTGCCGTTGGTCATGCACGCGCCGAGCAGTGTCACATCGAAACTGCCGCCCACGTCATTGACCTTGGTGGTCGACACGGTCATGAAAGCGGGCAGCGCATTCTGGATGATGTAGGGTGCGTTGCCGCCATAGATGAAGTATCGGCCGCCGCTGCCGGTGTAGCAGGTGCTCGTGTTCGGGCCGGCAAATGACGCCGTGGCCGGCGATGCCTGTAGCGCGGTCACGCCGTTCTCCAGATCGCCGCCACCGCCGCAGCCCGCCAGCGCCGTCAAGGCCGTCGCCGCCAGAAACATCCCCCGGAACATACGTTTGTTGTCTTGCATGATGTGATCAGTGCTGTGGAGAGAAACGCCACACCGGCTCTCGTGTCGGCGCGGCAACGTTACTGTTCAATGGCCGGGGTCTGCATCCGCACGGTGGCATACGCCACGATGGGTGTGCGGCCCTGCTGGTAGTAGATGCAGTTGGAGATCGGCCCCGCTGCATCGAGCAGCGTCGTATCGTCGCCGAATGCGTTGACGCCATCGCCCAAGCCGCCGCACATCACGCGCTTGTAGACGTACGAGATGAGCGGCACTTTCAGCTCATACGCATACGTCACGCGGATACGCAGCAAGTTGGCATCCATCAACGTCTGCTTCGAATGCGTGCCGACGGACACCGGCCGGAATTGCAGGTTGTCATTCGGGATGTAGCGCCGGTTGCCATTGGACGGATCGCTCACGCCCCAGTCCTTGAACGAGCCGGGTGTGGGATTCAGGATGTCGATCTTGAGCCGAGTCGGCACCAGCAGATCGCCCTGTGCCGCCAGCCACGCGGTTGACAGCCGCATCAGATCGTTGCCCTGCGTGGTGTCCTGGTAGAACGGAATCAGGCCCTTGACCAGCGCCGAGCGGATCACGGCCGGATCAGCGTTACGCAGCGCGCCCTCGCGTGCGGCCATGAAGGTCGCCTGGTTGAGCGTCGAGCGCGCCATGAACATGAAGCCGAGCTGCACGATCGCCAGGATCAGCAGGAAGGCCAGTGGACCGACGACCACGAACTCGGCCAGCGTGGCGCCGCGCAAGCGCCGCTTGAACGTGCGGGGGCTGCGGCGGGGCGTCATTCTCCGCTTCCTTGCGGTTGGGGTTGCGCCGACTGGCTGCTGGCCGCCCCATCGCTGGCACTGGTGATACGGATCATGCGCTGCGAGAGCGCGCGCATGCGGCGGGCGTCTTCGGCAAACCGGGGGCTGTTGCCGGCGTGGTCGGTCGCGTGAGCGAAGGCGGCATCGGATTGCAGCAGGCGCACGAGGCCCAGGTTGAAAGCGGCCTCGACGTAGTTCGGGTCGTGCACCAGTGCGGTCTGGTAAGCCTGCGCAGCGTTCTCATACAGACCCAGGCGGCTCGCGGCATTGCCGTAGCGGAACAGCAGGAACGGGTTCTTCGGATGAGCGCGCACCAGCTGTTCGTACTGGTCGAGCGCCTGCTGCCAGCGGTTGGCGTCGTAGTCGGCCTCGGCGCGCTTCATCTGCTCGAGGCTCGCGTTGAACGTGACCTCAAGTTTGGGCGCGGTCTGGCCGATAACGGGTGCAGCACATGTCACGCCCGCCGCCAGTGCCAACGCCCTGGCCCAGCGCAATCCCCTGCCGGATCCGATCCGATTGCCTGTTTGCTTGTGCTGCACGTCTGCGCTCCCGATGCGTCCGCCCACCGGACGACCCGCATGTATAAGCGCCTTGTGTTAACCCCCTGTTAACGCAACTGCGACTCCTCGCACGTCAACCTTCATCGTTTGGAATCTTTCGCGTGAAAGACTCCCGCACGGTCACGGCATGCGGCCGCCAAGCGTTCGCATATCGCGACTTACCTCAAATGATCGGGGTCCCTTCAACCCCTTTGATCCCCGGGAGCCAACCATGCATCAACTCAAACTCAAGCGTAAGCCGCTCGGCCAAGGCATGACCGAGTACATCATCATCGTCGCGCTGATCGCCATCGCGGCAGTCGGCGTGTACAACCTGTTCGGCAAGACCGTCCGCAACCAGATGGCGGGTGTGGCCAACGGCCTGGCCGGCAAGGACAGCACCGCCAAGACCGCCATTACCAACGCCGGTACGGCCGCCAACAACGCCAGCAGCGACGCCAACAACCAGCGTGGCCTGGACTCGTTCGCCGACAGCACCGGCAAGAAGTAATCGGTTCGCCTGATCGGATCGACAAGGAGGCGGCGACATGCGCAATCGCAACGGGCAACGTCA containing:
- a CDS encoding response regulator, with amino-acid sequence MNTPVKLLLVDDHPLVRDGVRVRLEAVPHFAVVGEAGEAAGALEAARTLSPDLVLMDIGMRGMNGIALTEQFGERFPEIAVLVLSMHDNLEYVRQVMRAGARGYVLKDAPASELVEAIDAVLAGRPFYSAQLAMRMAEQAVATTPAEALTPRERDILDGVAQGWSNKRIADELGLSVRTVESHRLSLKRKLGIEGQAELVKFAVEAGKER
- a CDS encoding TadE/TadG family type IV pilus assembly protein, with protein sequence MTPRRSPRTFKRRLRGATLAEFVVVGPLAFLLILAIVQLGFMFMARSTLNQATFMAAREGALRNADPAVIRSALVKGLIPFYQDTTQGNDLMRLSTAWLAAQGDLLVPTRLKIDILNPTPGSFKDWGVSDPSNGNRRYIPNDNLQFRPVSVGTHSKQTLMDANLLRIRVTYAYELKVPLISYVYKRVMCGGLGDGVNAFGDDTTLLDAAGPISNCIYYQQGRTPIVAYATVRMQTPAIEQ
- a CDS encoding OmpA family protein; protein product: MAAVLALTACKPKAHQAPPAKDAQVSGVQAPAAAPAAASVPAVVQPRGTDVTSLAAGAFVTNFDDSERGWIGVLNGVIKPFTSGFLTAMDGKEQSSHLDILMARPAVIESFGYQGDPAPIYLPKRIEIAVSDTAEGEHFRPVKTIVPDTPTATPASGIRDEVPVKLDAPVHARRLRITYFGNHDDGAVANNHGLAQFHAYGHFDGPAPQRDISGVYSFPQGAITPGQSDYLILRQRGNSIEGCTLDAATGGGPGGLVVKAVTGWLVGGLEDGVFRFVRTEAGQSEGAPGAIVVGPERENKTLAYAALLKPGEFKDELGQKTDRGMIPCEVTGKPPVDPIDQELTQHGRMALYGINFDFDSAKLRGTSAPVLDKVGAWLKAHPDAKLEIEGHTDDSGTAAHNQTLSQGRADAAKAYLVGTGIAADRLTTAAFGATKPLAQNDSETHRAQNRRVEIVKR
- a CDS encoding tetratricopeptide repeat protein, yielding MTCAAPVIGQTAPKLEVTFNASLEQMKRAEADYDANRWQQALDQYEQLVRAHPKNPFLLFRYGNAASRLGLYENAAQAYQTALVHDPNYVEAAFNLGLVRLLQSDAAFAHATDHAGNSPRFAEDARRMRALSQRMIRITSASDGAASSQSAQPQPQGSGE
- a CDS encoding DUF3617 domain-containing protein, which translates into the protein MKPWLSGAVLASLALCAHAQEVKPGLWEGKASYTANGQPVVIQDERGRPQSTFVSQRCLAGKDAGDVRAMMERNLLKDMPGCRLSRWDYALGTLKVTVSCDDSARGGAGTLEGSGPLSADRYDISGAGRGQNPQFGPMQLGFRYQGRYVGACKS
- a CDS encoding lytic transglycosylase domain-containing protein, yielding MRRAAIGLVWLGAATCALANPATYRSGGTQFIVGGMGGDIVRAQPAARLAPQRLGNARVTHPAAAGRAAPCGGLTSASMDALRQAARAEGVDERLLLAVAQTESRFNPLAKSPAGAIGLMQLMPTTARQYDRSGTANLWDAGTNARIGARHLRYLLDRYGGNLALTAAAYNAGEGAVQRYGRAVPPFAETQQYVPLVVGRYLDYLGPASDSAGCRAR
- a CDS encoding pilus assembly protein, yielding MHQLKLKRKPLGQGMTEYIIIVALIAIAAVGVYNLFGKTVRNQMAGVANGLAGKDSTAKTAITNAGTAANNASSDANNQRGLDSFADSTGKK
- the otnI gene encoding 2-oxo-tetronate isomerase; the protein is MPRFAANLTMMYPEHAFLDRFTAAARDGFEGVEFLFPYDYDKTELRTRLDDNGLAQALFNAPPGDWAGGERGIASLPGREDEFKRSIATALDYAQALGNTRVHVVAGLIGPHDDRARHHATYVQNLAHAAREAASAGITIVLEPINTRDMPGFFLTHQAQAHAVCREVGAPNLKVQFDLYHAQIMEGDLSVKLREYIDGIGHVQIAGVPDRHEPDEGELNYPHLFALMDALGYRGWVGCEYRPRAGTSEGLGWLRRWRERHG